The following are encoded together in the Defluviitalea raffinosedens genome:
- a CDS encoding DUF378 domain-containing protein — protein MRTMDFIALLLMIIGAINWGLIGFFQFDLVATLFGGMDGWLSRIIYALVGLAGLYGLSLFGKIDNESVRRTE, from the coding sequence ATGAGAACGATGGATTTTATTGCCTTACTTTTAATGATCATTGGAGCAATCAACTGGGGACTAATTGGATTCTTCCAGTTTGACCTTGTTGCTACTTTATTTGGTGGTATGGACGGTTGGCTAAGCAGAATCATTTATGCTTTAGTTGGATTAGCCGGCCTTTACGGTTTAAGTTTATTTGGAAAAATTGACAACGAATCTGTCAGAAGAACTGAATAA